A region of Roseobacter litoralis Och 149 DNA encodes the following proteins:
- the gltX gene encoding glutamate--tRNA ligase, whose protein sequence is MTTTRFAPSPTGYIHIGNLRTALMNYLIARKAGGTFILRIDDTDPERSKEEYVDGIKQDLEWLGLHWDRIERQSLRLDQYADAADKLRDMGRFYEAFETPTELDLKRKKQLNMGKPPVYDRAALALSDAEKDALRTERGAGVWRFKLDRERIEWADGILGDISIDAASVSDPVLIRGDGQILYTLASVVDDTEMGVTNVVRGSDHVTNTATQIQIINALGGTVPAFAHHSLLTGPQGEALSKRLGTLALRDLRESGVQPAALLSLMARLGSSDPVELHTDMADLIEGFDISRFGSAPTKFDADDLYPLTARYLAGLSLADVAEEISAAGVPDDMAAQFWDVTRENITTLKDIAPWWVMMRDGAEPQIDDEDREFVADALALLPDGAFDATTWGTWTGAVKEKTGRKGRGLFMPLRKALTGQSHGPDMSMLMPLLQTVKARE, encoded by the coding sequence ATGACCACCACCCGTTTCGCCCCGTCGCCCACAGGCTACATCCATATCGGTAACCTGCGCACGGCTTTGATGAATTACCTGATTGCGCGCAAAGCGGGCGGAACGTTCATCCTGCGGATTGACGACACCGATCCGGAAAGGTCGAAAGAAGAATATGTAGACGGGATCAAGCAGGACCTTGAATGGCTCGGCCTGCACTGGGATCGCATCGAGCGTCAATCGCTGCGCCTTGACCAATACGCTGATGCCGCTGACAAATTGCGGGACATGGGACGGTTTTACGAAGCGTTCGAAACACCGACCGAACTGGATCTCAAGCGCAAGAAACAGCTGAATATGGGCAAGCCGCCCGTTTATGACAGGGCCGCACTGGCATTGTCGGATGCTGAAAAAGACGCCTTGCGCACTGAGCGTGGTGCAGGTGTGTGGCGGTTCAAACTGGACCGCGAGCGGATCGAATGGGCGGATGGCATTCTGGGGGATATCTCGATTGATGCGGCCTCTGTGTCCGACCCGGTGCTCATTCGCGGCGATGGTCAAATCCTGTACACGCTGGCTTCGGTGGTCGATGACACGGAGATGGGCGTCACGAATGTGGTGCGCGGTTCGGATCATGTAACCAATACCGCGACACAAATTCAGATCATCAACGCGCTTGGCGGCACGGTTCCTGCATTTGCGCATCACTCGTTGCTGACCGGCCCGCAGGGCGAGGCCTTGTCCAAACGTCTGGGCACGCTGGCGCTGCGTGATCTGCGTGAAAGCGGTGTTCAACCTGCTGCACTGCTCAGCCTGATGGCGCGGCTTGGCTCCAGCGACCCGGTCGAGTTGCACACCGACATGGCCGACCTGATCGAGGGCTTTGACATATCGCGCTTTGGCTCGGCGCCGACCAAATTCGATGCCGACGACCTTTATCCACTGACTGCGCGCTATCTGGCGGGCTTGTCTCTGGCGGATGTTGCAGAGGAGATATCTGCGGCGGGCGTCCCTGACGACATGGCCGCACAGTTCTGGGACGTGACGCGCGAGAATATCACCACGCTCAAGGACATTGCCCCATGGTGGGTGATGATGCGCGATGGTGCAGAACCGCAGATCGACGACGAAGACCGCGAATTTGTCGCCGATGCGCTGGCGCTTTTGCCGGACGGCGCCTTTGATGCGACGACCTGGGGGACATGGACCGGTGCCGTGAAAGAAAAAACCGGGCGTAAAGGGCGCGGGTTGTTCATGCCGCTGCGCAAAGCTCTGACCGGTCAAAGCCACGGGCCGGACATGTCGATGCTCATGCCCTTGTTGCAAACCGTTAAGGCCCGCGAATGA
- a CDS encoding MBL fold metallo-hydrolase, whose amino-acid sequence MSHTPKISRRAALASAAALPLAAATVGTSYAAAPITGAQMSPFQRLKVGGFDVTTLLAGTVPRDDPHSIFGLNVDKETFDSVSAAANLPTDKAQFFFTPTVVNTGSELVLFDTGLSGVGTVAALEAAGYTADQIDVVVLTHMHGDHIGGMTLEDGSPTFTNARYVTGRVEYDAWAAQDNDRFKSKVVPFAEKMTFLEDGGSVASGLTAMGAFGHTPGHMNYMVESEGTQIYLGADFANHYIWSLGHPDWEVKFDMDKPAAAAMRRKILDMLAADKVAFVGYHMPWPGVGYVETKDSGFTYVPHSYQLML is encoded by the coding sequence ATGTCGCACACCCCTAAAATTTCACGCCGCGCTGCACTGGCCAGTGCTGCCGCCTTGCCGCTTGCTGCCGCTACGGTCGGGACCAGCTATGCAGCGGCTCCAATCACTGGCGCGCAAATGTCGCCGTTCCAACGGCTCAAGGTCGGCGGGTTTGATGTCACCACGCTGTTGGCCGGCACCGTGCCGCGCGATGATCCGCACAGCATTTTTGGCCTGAACGTGGACAAAGAGACCTTTGACAGCGTCTCCGCCGCTGCAAACCTGCCGACCGACAAGGCGCAGTTTTTCTTTACACCAACCGTGGTGAATACCGGCAGTGAATTGGTGTTGTTTGACACCGGCCTCTCCGGCGTTGGCACGGTTGCAGCCCTCGAAGCGGCTGGCTACACTGCGGATCAGATTGATGTGGTCGTTTTGACCCACATGCACGGCGATCATATTGGCGGCATGACGCTTGAGGATGGCAGCCCGACCTTCACCAATGCGCGTTATGTGACCGGGCGCGTCGAATATGACGCATGGGCCGCACAAGACAATGACCGCTTTAAATCCAAGGTTGTTCCCTTCGCCGAGAAGATGACCTTTCTTGAAGATGGTGGTTCAGTTGCCTCAGGGCTGACGGCAATGGGCGCGTTCGGTCACACGCCCGGTCATATGAATTATATGGTCGAAAGCGAAGGTACGCAGATTTACCTCGGTGCGGATTTCGCCAACCACTACATCTGGTCCCTCGGGCATCCGGATTGGGAAGTGAAATTCGACATGGATAAACCGGCCGCCGCCGCGATGCGTCGCAAAATCCTGGACATGCTTGCCGCCGATAAAGTCGCATTTGTGGGCTATCACATGCCATGGCCCGGCGTCGGTTATGTCGAAACCAAGGACAGCGGGTTCACTTATGTGCCCCACAGCTACCAGCTGATGCTCTGA
- a CDS encoding alpha/beta hydrolase family esterase, whose translation MVLRGLFLLALTVFAFPAAACGPDSDCMIGERHYRIALPQGYDASVPVPAIVFAHGYRGSARGVMRNRSLRGLASDLGAALIAVKSGDQDWVIPNAPRHLDTDGAAEFAYFDAVLSDAATRFALDRDRIVATGFSAGGMMVWNLACARPDMFAGFVPIAGTYWLKPPETCAAPAASIVHIHGDQDKTVPLLGRPIGPTKQGEVPAALNMYEAFGEFGNAEAAHYDGLSCKEQRNDDGELLAFCLFKGGHSFRTEHLRHGWEQLQKAGQL comes from the coding sequence ATGGTTTTGCGTGGTCTTTTTCTTTTGGCACTTACGGTCTTTGCCTTTCCGGCGGCGGCCTGTGGGCCTGACAGCGATTGCATGATTGGTGAGCGGCACTACCGCATTGCATTGCCGCAAGGGTATGACGCAAGCGTTCCGGTGCCTGCCATCGTCTTTGCGCATGGCTATCGTGGCTCAGCGCGGGGCGTTATGCGCAACCGGTCCCTGCGCGGTTTGGCGTCCGATCTTGGGGCGGCGCTGATTGCGGTCAAATCAGGCGATCAGGACTGGGTGATCCCCAATGCCCCGCGTCACCTTGATACAGATGGCGCGGCAGAATTTGCCTATTTTGATGCGGTGCTGAGCGATGCCGCGACCCGGTTTGCCCTTGATAGGGATCGCATTGTCGCCACCGGGTTCAGCGCCGGGGGCATGATGGTGTGGAACCTCGCCTGCGCGCGGCCTGACATGTTCGCGGGATTTGTGCCGATTGCGGGGACGTATTGGCTGAAGCCGCCTGAAACCTGTGCGGCACCCGCCGCGAGCATTGTCCACATTCACGGAGATCAGGATAAGACCGTCCCGCTGCTTGGCCGCCCGATTGGTCCCACGAAACAAGGGGAAGTACCTGCTGCGCTGAATATGTACGAGGCGTTTGGGGAGTTCGGCAATGCTGAGGCCGCGCATTATGATGGGTTAAGTTGTAAAGAACAGCGTAACGATGATGGTGAACTTCTGGCGTTCTGCCTGTTCAAGGGCGGGCATTCGTTTCGCACCGAACACTTGCGCCATGGCTGGGAGCAATTGCAAAAAGCAGGGCAGCTGTAA
- a CDS encoding NAD+ synthase → MADRFRITLGQMNPTVGDLAGNAAIAREVWAAGKAAGADLVALPEMFIAGYNAQDLVMKPAFQLDAMRHIEALAQDCADGPTLAIGSPWVEGTKLYNAYLILKGGKIVSQVLKHHLPNETVFDEVRIFDAGPLGGPYSVGNSRVGSPICEDAWHEDVAETLAETGAEFLLVPNGSPYYRGKFETRLNHMVARVIETELPLIYLNMVGGQDDQVFDGASFGLNPGGNLAVQLPAFDEAVAHVDLERGPEGWRIVEGEKAHHPDAWEQDYRVMVQALRDYCRKTGFGKVLLGLSGGVDSALVATIAVDAFGAQNVRCVMLPSEYTSAESLEDAEAVAKALGCHYDYVPITEGRAAVEQTLAPLFEGHDADLTEENIQSRLRGLLLMAMSNKFGEMLLTTGNKSEVAVGYATIYGDMAGGYNPIKDLYKTRVFETCRWRNKNHRSWMEGPDGEVITPRVIDKPPSAELREDQKDSDSLPDYPELDRLLEILVDRNGSIEDCVAAGSDAETAKKIEHLIYISEYKRFQSAPGARLTKGAFWLDRRYPIVNRWRDRG, encoded by the coding sequence ATGGCGGATCGTTTTCGAATTACTCTGGGCCAGATGAACCCGACGGTTGGCGATTTGGCCGGCAATGCGGCAATCGCGCGTGAAGTCTGGGCGGCAGGCAAAGCGGCCGGGGCCGATCTTGTTGCGCTGCCTGAGATGTTTATCGCAGGCTACAATGCGCAGGATCTGGTTATGAAGCCCGCGTTTCAACTCGATGCGATGCGCCACATCGAGGCACTGGCACAAGACTGTGCAGATGGGCCGACGTTGGCCATCGGAAGCCCGTGGGTCGAAGGCACCAAGTTATATAACGCGTATCTGATCCTGAAGGGCGGCAAAATCGTCAGTCAGGTGCTCAAGCACCATCTGCCCAACGAGACCGTCTTTGACGAGGTGCGCATTTTCGATGCAGGCCCGCTTGGTGGTCCTTATTCCGTAGGAAATTCACGCGTTGGCAGCCCGATTTGCGAAGACGCCTGGCACGAGGATGTGGCGGAAACGCTGGCAGAAACCGGGGCTGAGTTTTTGCTGGTGCCAAACGGGTCACCCTATTATCGCGGCAAGTTCGAAACCCGCCTGAACCATATGGTCGCGCGCGTCATAGAAACTGAGTTGCCGTTGATTTACCTCAATATGGTGGGCGGGCAGGACGACCAGGTGTTTGACGGGGCCAGCTTTGGGCTGAACCCCGGCGGCAATCTGGCTGTGCAACTGCCTGCTTTTGACGAGGCGGTCGCACATGTCGATCTGGAACGCGGGCCTGAGGGCTGGCGGATTGTCGAAGGGGAAAAGGCCCATCACCCGGATGCGTGGGAGCAGGATTACCGCGTGATGGTTCAGGCGCTGCGGGATTATTGTCGCAAGACAGGGTTTGGCAAAGTGCTCTTGGGCCTGTCAGGCGGGGTCGACTCCGCATTGGTCGCGACCATAGCGGTCGATGCTTTCGGGGCGCAGAACGTACGCTGCGTGATGCTGCCGTCGGAGTACACCTCAGCGGAATCGCTCGAAGATGCAGAGGCCGTCGCGAAAGCACTGGGGTGTCACTATGATTACGTTCCGATCACGGAGGGGCGCGCTGCCGTTGAGCAGACATTGGCACCGCTCTTTGAGGGGCATGACGCGGACCTGACCGAGGAAAACATCCAGTCCCGCCTGCGGGGGTTGTTGTTGATGGCCATGTCCAACAAGTTCGGTGAGATGCTCTTGACGACTGGGAATAAATCCGAAGTGGCCGTGGGCTATGCGACAATCTATGGCGATATGGCGGGGGGGTATAATCCGATCAAGGACCTCTATAAGACCCGCGTGTTTGAGACCTGCCGCTGGCGCAACAAGAACCACCGCAGTTGGATGGAAGGCCCGGATGGTGAAGTGATCACGCCGCGCGTGATTGACAAACCGCCCTCCGCCGAACTGCGCGAAGATCAAAAAGACAGTGACAGCCTGCCTGATTACCCGGAACTGGACCGGCTGCTTGAGATACTGGTCGACCGGAACGGCTCCATCGAAGACTGTGTCGCCGCAGGCAGTGACGCCGAGACCGCCAAGAAGATTGAGCACCTGATCTATATTAGTGAATACAAACGTTTCCAGTCCGCACCGGGCGCGCGGCTGACAAAAGGGGCGTTCTGGCTGGATCGTCGCTATCCGATTGTGAACAGGTGGCGTGATCGGGGCTGA
- a CDS encoding MORN repeat-containing protein: MTLRRLSFCLALLPLPLLAQDGETQTKQYEDGGVYEGTFKGGVQHGTGTYKLPNGYEYTGQWVDGEIKGEGIARFPNGSVYEGLFAKGKPEGFGRITFADGGTYEGEWLAGAIMGRGIALYANGVRYEGSFRNAKHHGKGTMQSPGGYEYKGDWVDGVKQGLGTITYPDGAVYEGRVANGKREGEGTLTMPDGLIYVGLWRDGQIDGTGKLTQANGDVYEGQLVAGRREGIGKVTYANADIYEGEFANDLREGQGTFTAQDGYTYVGSWVAGEIEGEGRVTYPDGSVYVGSLSAGQADGQGLITYPDGSTYEGEWKDGVIDGIGKAVYANGVVYEGNFRNARNHGQGVITDASGYRYDGEWLDGQRHGQGTATYPDGTIYTGGFSGGQRDGQGKIVMPSGFTYEGAWASGEIEGIGVATYENGDVYEGMFRAGKRQGTGTMRYATGEENSGEWENGILTDGG, from the coding sequence ATGACACTTCGCCGCCTGAGCTTTTGCCTTGCCCTATTGCCCCTGCCCCTTCTGGCGCAGGACGGTGAAACACAAACCAAGCAGTACGAAGACGGCGGGGTATACGAGGGAACATTCAAGGGCGGCGTGCAGCACGGTACGGGCACCTACAAATTGCCTAACGGCTATGAATATACCGGGCAATGGGTTGACGGGGAAATCAAAGGCGAAGGTATTGCCCGTTTTCCGAATGGTTCCGTCTATGAGGGCCTTTTTGCCAAAGGAAAACCGGAGGGCTTTGGCCGCATCACCTTTGCTGATGGCGGCACCTATGAAGGCGAGTGGCTCGCCGGTGCCATTATGGGACGCGGCATCGCGCTTTATGCAAATGGTGTGCGCTATGAGGGCAGTTTTCGCAACGCGAAACATCATGGCAAAGGCACGATGCAAAGCCCCGGCGGATATGAGTACAAAGGCGACTGGGTCGATGGCGTCAAACAGGGGCTGGGCACGATCACCTACCCTGATGGTGCTGTCTATGAGGGCCGTGTCGCGAATGGAAAGCGCGAAGGCGAAGGTACGCTGACCATGCCCGATGGCCTGATCTATGTCGGCCTGTGGCGCGATGGTCAAATTGACGGCACCGGCAAGCTGACGCAGGCCAATGGCGATGTCTACGAGGGGCAACTGGTCGCGGGGCGTCGCGAGGGCATTGGCAAGGTAACCTATGCAAATGCCGATATCTATGAGGGCGAGTTTGCCAATGATCTGCGCGAGGGTCAGGGGACTTTCACGGCACAGGATGGGTACACATATGTCGGATCATGGGTTGCAGGCGAGATCGAAGGCGAAGGCCGCGTTACCTATCCTGACGGTTCGGTCTATGTGGGATCATTGTCCGCAGGACAGGCAGATGGGCAAGGGCTGATCACCTATCCGGATGGTTCCACCTATGAAGGCGAATGGAAAGATGGCGTCATCGACGGCATCGGCAAGGCCGTCTACGCCAATGGCGTGGTGTACGAAGGCAATTTTCGCAATGCCCGCAATCACGGCCAAGGTGTGATCACCGATGCAAGTGGTTATCGCTATGACGGAGAGTGGCTGGACGGGCAACGCCACGGGCAAGGCACTGCCACCTATCCCGATGGCACCATCTACACCGGCGGCTTCTCAGGTGGGCAGCGGGACGGACAAGGCAAGATCGTCATGCCGTCCGGTTTCACCTATGAAGGGGCTTGGGCCAGCGGCGAAATCGAAGGGATCGGTGTCGCAACCTATGAAAACGGCGATGTCTACGAGGGCATGTTTCGCGCGGGAAAACGTCAGGGGACAGGCACCATGCGCTATGCAACCGGCGAGGAAAATTCCGGAGAGTGGGAAAACGGCATCCTGACCGACGGCGGCTGA